The Deltaproteobacteria bacterium genomic sequence CGACCCGTTTGACAATAACAGGTTTTCAAACACGCGGACATCTACCCGTGCTAATGAAGCGGACATCTATAAATACTTGTAACAGTATGTTGGATATCGTATTGACAAAAAAACAATATGTCCATAGAATTTGTCTATGGTCATAAAATCTATTGCTGCCGGAAAATTCAAACAAACCTGCTTGGCATTACTTGACAGTGTCGCCAACCATCGCATGCAAGTACTCGTTACTAAACGTGGCCGTCCCGTTGCACGGCTTGTACCAATAGAAACCGATGAAGAAATTGAACAAGTAGCCCTGGCAGAGCTATGTGGTAAAGGTCGTATGCTTGTCGATGAAGAAACGTTTCTTGCGCCAACAGACGATCTAGCCGGTTGGAAAACTTAAGGGGGGTCCTAAATGCTAGTTCTAGACACTCACATAGCTCTTTGGTGGACACTTGAACCCAAACGACTTAGCCGTAAGGTATTAACACAAATTAATCGCGAAAAAATTATTGGTATTCCTACTATTATATTTTGGGAAACCGCTTTACTTGTACGTAAAAATAAACTCGAACTTACCATTGGAGCTGCCGCTTGGGCACAAAAGGTTTGTAATATCCCCCGAGTTATCAATTTACCGCTAAGCACTGAAATAGCCTTACT encodes the following:
- a CDS encoding type II toxin-antitoxin system prevent-host-death family antitoxin — translated: MVIKSIAAGKFKQTCLALLDSVANHRMQVLVTKRGRPVARLVPIETDEEIEQVALAELCGKGRMLVDEETFLAPTDDLAGWKT
- a CDS encoding type II toxin-antitoxin system VapC family toxin, with protein sequence MLVLDTHIALWWTLEPKRLSRKVLTQINREKIIGIPTIIFWETALLVRKNKLELTIGAAAWAQKVCNIPRVINLPLSTEIALLADSLEMHADPADRFIVATAIIHKATLATKDTMLRQLRFINTTW